A window of Punica granatum isolate Tunisia-2019 chromosome 8, ASM765513v2, whole genome shotgun sequence genomic DNA:
CCACTGTTTTCTGTCTTAGGTGATGTATGATAAGTACACTGGAAGGAGTCGCCGTTTTGCGTTTGTGACAATGAAAACCGTCGAAGATGCTAATGCGGTGATCGAGAAACTCAATGGCACTGTAAGTCTCAGTCTCCTTGTCTTTCGGGATAGGCTCCTCTTTGGCCGGTCCTGAACTGTGCCGAATGCCGTTGATGGCAGTCGGCGTTTGTCCACTGAAATTGCTCGGGATTTGTGGATAACAGTTGATTGTTGTGCTTTGCTTCATTGTAACTTTCTGGACAATGTGGTTGGAAAATGATCTTTACTTGATTGAAGTATGCAGTTTATAGAGAATCTTCATGTAACTAGAAGAAGTGTTGTTCATCTTTGTTTTTCCTGGCAGGAAATTGGAGGGCGCGAGGTCAAAGTAAACATCACTGAGAAACCTTTGCCCTCAGTAGACTTTTCCTTCCTCCAAGCCGAGGAATCCCAGTTCGTTGACAGCCCCCACAAAGTATATGTAGGTAACCTTGCAAAGACCGTAACAACAGAATCCCTGAAGCAGTTTTTCTCCCAGAAAGGAAACGTGCTCAGTGCAAAGGTCTCGAGGGTCCCTGGAACCTCGAAATCCAGCGGGTTCGGCTTCGTATCCTTCTCATCACAAGAGGATGTGGAGGCTGCAATTTCATCATTTAACAATGCTGTGAGTTGTTCTCCTTATTCCATTAGAGACTTTCTTGTAATTCAGATTTAGTATTTGAGGCCTTTCTGATATGTTTTTAACGGATTCTGTCTTTGCTTGCAGTTGTTGGAAGGGCAGAAGATTCGAGTGAACAAAGCTTAGGGGTATATGCACACCGCAGGCTTCCCTTTCGGGAGATTGTACTTCAATTCAATGTAAGATTTTATTAGTTGTCCTCGGGTCGCTCCTCCATTTTTGGCCTTTTCTTTTCGCTCTTCTCTTTGAGTGCCTGAACTATAATGTAAGATTATGAATCCATATTAACGTAATACAACAATGAATATtcaatcaaaattttctaatgCCGGTTCTAATGCGTGTTAATATATCTTGCAAGAGTAAGTGTAGACTGTAGAAAAGATGGCAGATACTAGAAGAAGAATAAAGGTCTCGAGGAAATGCCAACTTTCAATATGGATCTCAATATGGGTATCTTCTATACAAAAACCGAAGAGGAGAGAAGAAAATACATGTATCTGCTAATCCtgttaatataattttacatCGATATAATTTGTACTTATCTTGATAGTTATTAaataaagaatgaaaaaatcTGAGGTCGTATTATGTGCTGTTCCTGATCTCCGGGGCAAAACTCTCCCCATTAGTGCCTCGATAATACCGTTTGGGACTCACTTGTTCTGGACGTGGTATCCGTTGGAATATCCAATCTGTGGTCTTCAATTTCGGTGGACCATCTTTCTCGGTAATCCTTTCAGAAGCTTCGGTTAAGAGAAAGAATGGGCAGCGTTTGAACTGTTGCACATGCACTCGGGTATAGGGAACTTGGTGACATCTCTTCTGAGTTTACCTATCTT
This region includes:
- the LOC116189077 gene encoding 30S ribosomal protein 2, chloroplastic — translated: MASMSLCSLSSPHNLLHHRPTKLSVQILRPNTLSQLNRKFPTFPSLSAPHRTRLSAVAEEATSAPAAAPGPSSEAARRLYVGNIPRNVGNAELTRIVEEHGLVEKVEVMYDKYTGRSRRFAFVTMKTVEDANAVIEKLNGTEIGGREVKVNITEKPLPSVDFSFLQAEESQFVDSPHKVYVGNLAKTVTTESLKQFFSQKGNVLSAKVSRVPGTSKSSGFGFVSFSSQEDVEAAISSFNNALLEGQKIRVNKA